Proteins from a genomic interval of Uloborus diversus isolate 005 chromosome 4, Udiv.v.3.1, whole genome shotgun sequence:
- the LOC129220514 gene encoding serine/arginine-rich splicing factor 10-like — translation MSRYSRPPNSSLFVRNVPDSARPEELRRLFGKYGPITDVYIPLDYYNRRPRGFAYVQFEDIRDAEEALNELDRIRFFGRELEIEFAQGDRKTPQEMRGKERKGRRSPYRGGSSRYDDYRRRGRSRSRSPYYRDRSPGYRKKRFSASRSRSRSRSRSKERYHRSASPHSDA, via the coding sequence ATGTCTCGTTACTCGCGGCCACCAAATTCATCTCTCTTTGTTCGAAATGTACCGGACAGCGCTAGGCCTGAAGAGCTGCGAAGATTATTTGGAAAATATGGTCCCATCACCGATGTCTATATTCCCCTGGATTATTATAATCGAAGACCTAGAGGATTTGCTTACGTACAGTTCGAAGATATTCGAGATGCAGAAGAAGCCTTGAATGAGTTGGACAGAATTCGGTTCTTCGGGAGGGAATTGGAAATTGAATTTGCTCAAGGTGACAGGAAAACCCCCCAAGAAATGCGTGGCAAAGAAAGAAAAGGACGCAGATCTCCATATAGAGGTGGTTCAAGTCGTTACGACGATTATCGTCGAAGAGGCCGCTCTAGAAGCAGATCCCCTTATTACAGAGATCGAAGCCCTGGATATAGAAAGAAAAGGTTTTCCGCAAGTCGTTCCCGGTCCCGTTCTCGTAGCCGTTCTAAGGAAAGATACCACCGAAGTGCTTCTCCGCACAGCGATGCATAA